A genomic segment from Vicinamibacterales bacterium encodes:
- a CDS encoding heavy metal-binding domain-containing protein yields MSAAVIVTTTPSIEGKKITAYQGIVTGEAIMGANIFKDIFAGIRDIVGGRSATYERELRRARELALEEIKIAAAEMGANAVVGIDIDYETVGGNASMLMVTVSGTAVVLQ; encoded by the coding sequence ATGTCCGCAGCAGTCATTGTCACCACGACCCCGAGCATCGAGGGCAAGAAGATCACCGCCTACCAGGGCATCGTCACCGGCGAGGCGATCATGGGCGCCAACATCTTCAAGGACATCTTCGCCGGCATCCGCGACATCGTCGGCGGCCGGTCGGCGACCTACGAGCGCGAATTGCGGCGGGCCCGCGAGCTGGCGCTGGAGGAGATCAAGATCGCGGCGGCGGAGATGGGCGCCAACGCGGTGGTCGGCATCGACATCGACTACGAGACGGTGGGCGGCAACGCCAGCATGCTGATGGTGACCGTCAGCGGCACCGCCGTCGTGCTGCAATAG
- a CDS encoding NCS1 family nucleobase:cation symporter-1, producing the protein MKPTGGAPTGALRQEFVELTEDVSGSPLWNPDLAPTSLASRTWSTYHIAALWIGMSVVITTYTLASGLMQQGMTWSQALVTILLGNAIVLIPMILNAHAGTKYGVSFPVLCRAAFGVKGANVPAMLRAIVACGWFGIQTWIGALALEALLTAAWPGWANVPGSVWISFAAFWLVQVAIIVRGLEGIKLLEAWSAPLLLGGGLLLLWWAVTNGGGLVRILSESPKLQQGSTPFWKLFPAALTANVGYWATLSLNIPDFTRYAKSQRSQAMGQALGLPLTMTAFAFLGVAVTSATIVIFGEAVWDPVVLIARIGSPAVVIFGALVILAAQITTNMAANVVSPANDFSSLAPRRINYVTGGLITAALGVLMMPWKLYADASAYIFTWLIGYSSLMGAVGGILIADYWILRKRELSLPDLFKVDGRYAYGGGTNGVAIIALIGAILPVIPGFARAATTAGGVVADPTLFDHIYTYAWFVTFGLSAAIYLLLMPRAGQ; encoded by the coding sequence TTGAAACCCACAGGCGGCGCCCCGACCGGGGCGCTTCGCCAGGAATTCGTTGAGCTGACCGAGGACGTCTCGGGCAGTCCGCTCTGGAACCCCGACCTCGCACCCACGTCACTGGCGAGCCGCACGTGGTCCACGTATCACATCGCCGCGCTCTGGATCGGCATGAGCGTGGTGATCACGACCTACACGCTGGCGTCGGGGCTGATGCAGCAGGGGATGACGTGGTCGCAGGCCCTCGTCACCATCCTGCTCGGCAACGCCATCGTGCTGATCCCAATGATCCTCAACGCGCACGCCGGCACGAAGTACGGCGTGTCGTTCCCGGTGCTGTGTCGCGCCGCCTTCGGCGTGAAGGGCGCGAACGTGCCGGCGATGCTGCGCGCGATCGTCGCGTGCGGCTGGTTCGGCATCCAGACCTGGATTGGCGCGCTCGCGCTCGAGGCGCTGCTGACGGCGGCGTGGCCGGGATGGGCCAACGTGCCGGGCAGCGTCTGGATCTCGTTCGCCGCCTTCTGGCTCGTGCAGGTGGCGATCATCGTCCGTGGGCTCGAGGGCATCAAGCTGCTCGAGGCGTGGTCGGCGCCGTTGCTGCTCGGCGGCGGCCTGCTGCTGTTGTGGTGGGCGGTCACCAACGGCGGCGGATTGGTCCGCATCCTCTCGGAGTCGCCAAAGCTGCAGCAGGGGAGCACGCCGTTCTGGAAACTGTTTCCCGCGGCTCTGACGGCCAACGTCGGCTACTGGGCCACGCTCAGCCTCAACATTCCTGACTTCACGCGTTACGCGAAGAGCCAGCGCTCCCAGGCGATGGGCCAGGCGTTGGGCCTGCCGCTGACGATGACGGCGTTTGCGTTTCTCGGCGTGGCGGTGACCAGCGCCACCATCGTGATCTTCGGTGAGGCGGTGTGGGATCCGGTCGTCCTGATCGCGCGCATCGGCAGCCCCGCCGTGGTCATCTTCGGCGCGCTGGTGATTCTCGCCGCGCAGATCACGACCAACATGGCCGCCAACGTGGTGTCGCCGGCGAACGATTTCTCGAGCCTGGCGCCCAGGCGGATCAATTACGTTACCGGCGGGCTGATCACGGCCGCCCTGGGCGTGCTGATGATGCCGTGGAAGCTCTACGCCGACGCCTCGGCCTACATCTTCACGTGGCTGATTGGCTACTCGAGCCTGATGGGCGCGGTCGGCGGCATCCTGATCGCGGACTACTGGATTCTGCGCAAGCGCGAGCTGTCGCTGCCGGACCTGTTCAAGGTCGACGGCCGCTATGCCTACGGCGGCGGCACCAACGGCGTCGCGATCATCGCGCTGATCGGCGCGATCCTGCCGGTCATTCCAGGCTTCGCGCGCGCGGCCACCACGGCGGGTGGCGTGGTCGCGGACCCGACGCTGTTCGACCACATCTACACCTACGCCTGGTTCGTGACCTTTGGCTTGAGCGCCGCGATTTACCTGCTGCTGATGCCTCGCGCTGGGCAGTAG
- the hydA gene encoding dihydropyrimidinase: MSILIKNGTIVTATDQYVGDVFIEGEKVTTIGTALTMPADRVIDATGKYVLPGGIDVHTHMDMPFGGTTSADDFESGTIAAAFGGTTTILDFAIQYRGQTLHHAWETWMQKAQGKAAIDYGFHMIITELSDQVEEEMDAMVRQGVSSFKLFMAYPGVFMLDDASIFRAMLRTGQNGGTICMHAENGGVIDVLVKKALAEGKTAPKYHALTRPARAEGEAAHRAIALAEIADVPVYIVHLSAAEALEQVTEARDRGLPAFAETCPQYLFLSEDNYDEPDFGGSKYVMSPPLRHKSTQDRLWRGLAFNDLQAIATDHCPFCMKEKHLGDGDFSKIPNGAPGVETRMSLVYDGGVRTGRISMNRFVELTSTSPAKIFGMFPKKGTIAPGSDADIVIFDPGKKTTLSAKTHHMKVDYNPYEGRQVTGVTETVLSRGKVIIDAGRFTGKPGAGSFLKRSARQI, from the coding sequence ATGAGCATTCTGATCAAGAACGGCACCATCGTCACCGCCACCGACCAGTACGTTGGCGACGTCTTCATCGAGGGCGAGAAGGTCACCACCATCGGCACGGCGCTCACGATGCCGGCCGACCGGGTCATCGACGCCACCGGCAAGTACGTATTGCCCGGCGGCATCGACGTCCACACCCACATGGACATGCCGTTCGGCGGCACCACTTCCGCCGACGACTTCGAGTCGGGCACCATCGCCGCCGCCTTCGGCGGCACCACGACCATCCTCGATTTCGCGATCCAGTACCGAGGGCAGACGCTGCACCACGCGTGGGAAACGTGGATGCAGAAGGCCCAGGGCAAGGCCGCCATCGACTACGGCTTCCACATGATCATCACGGAGCTGTCGGACCAGGTGGAAGAGGAGATGGACGCCATGGTCCGCCAGGGCGTGTCGTCGTTCAAGCTGTTCATGGCCTACCCCGGCGTGTTCATGCTGGACGATGCGAGCATCTTCCGCGCGATGCTGCGCACCGGCCAGAACGGCGGCACCATCTGCATGCACGCCGAGAACGGCGGCGTGATCGACGTGCTGGTGAAGAAGGCACTGGCCGAAGGCAAGACGGCGCCGAAGTATCACGCGCTGACGCGACCGGCGCGCGCCGAAGGCGAGGCCGCCCATCGCGCCATTGCCCTCGCCGAGATCGCCGACGTCCCGGTCTACATCGTTCACCTGTCCGCCGCCGAGGCGCTGGAGCAGGTGACCGAGGCGCGCGATCGCGGCTTGCCCGCGTTCGCCGAAACCTGTCCGCAGTACCTGTTTCTCTCTGAGGACAATTACGACGAACCTGACTTCGGCGGGTCGAAGTACGTGATGAGCCCGCCCCTCCGGCACAAGTCCACGCAGGATCGGCTGTGGCGCGGGCTCGCGTTCAACGACCTGCAGGCGATTGCCACCGACCACTGCCCGTTCTGCATGAAAGAGAAGCACCTCGGCGACGGCGACTTCTCGAAGATCCCGAACGGCGCGCCTGGCGTGGAGACGCGCATGAGCCTGGTCTACGACGGCGGCGTGCGCACGGGACGCATCTCGATGAACCGCTTCGTCGAACTGACGTCAACGTCGCCGGCGAAGATCTTCGGCATGTTCCCGAAGAAGGGCACGATCGCACCCGGCTCCGACGCCGACATCGTCATCTTCGATCCCGGGAAAAAGACGACGCTCTCGGCGAAGACGCATCACATGAAGGTGGACTACAACCCCTACGAGGGTCGCCAGGTCACGGGCGTGACCGAAACCGTGCTGTCGCGCGGCAAGGTGATTATCGACGCCGGCAGGTTCACGGGGAAGCCGGGCGCCGGCTCCTTCCTGAAGCGCAGCGCCCGGCAGATTTAG
- a CDS encoding DNA alkylation repair protein, which yields MTLNETLKQLQALGSAKVRAQNAKSGAGDHQFGVSLGDIRALAKTIRTDHPLALSLWETGNVDAQFLATLLVQPKKLPAKEMDRMVRSLTFVRVADWLNAYVVRQHPDKEALRQDWMAADDRWAARAGWDLTAERVAKSPDGLDLPALLARIESEMAGAGPEAKWTMNNTLAAIGIHFPKHRKRAIAIGEKLGIYRDYPVSKGCTSPFAPIWIQAMVSRRTQTHG from the coding sequence ATGACCCTCAATGAGACTCTCAAGCAGCTCCAAGCGCTCGGCAGCGCGAAGGTGCGGGCGCAGAACGCGAAGAGCGGCGCCGGGGATCATCAGTTCGGCGTCAGTCTCGGCGACATCCGGGCGCTGGCGAAAACGATCCGCACGGACCATCCGTTGGCACTGTCTCTTTGGGAGACCGGGAACGTTGACGCCCAGTTCCTGGCAACACTCCTGGTTCAGCCCAAGAAGCTGCCGGCCAAAGAGATGGATCGGATGGTGCGGTCCCTCACCTTTGTGCGCGTGGCGGACTGGCTCAACGCCTATGTCGTCCGGCAGCACCCCGACAAAGAGGCACTCCGCCAGGACTGGATGGCCGCGGACGACCGCTGGGCGGCCCGCGCCGGATGGGACCTCACCGCCGAGCGGGTCGCCAAGAGTCCGGACGGGCTCGATCTCCCGGCGCTGCTGGCTCGCATCGAGTCGGAAATGGCCGGCGCCGGTCCCGAAGCGAAGTGGACGATGAACAACACGCTTGCGGCCATCGGAATCCACTTTCCCAAGCACCGCAAGCGGGCCATCGCCATTGGCGAGAAGTTGGGGATCTACCGGGACTACCCCGTTTCGAAGGGCTGCACGTCCCCCTTCGCTCCGATCTGGATTCAAGCTATGGTGAGCCGGCGGACGCAGACACACGGCTGA
- a CDS encoding aldehyde dehydrogenase family protein, which produces MNTGSYVNGKWYRPASSGVTRNINPADVSDVIAEYPLATAADVRLAIDAAVAAWPAWKKTPGPERGRVLWRAADISRRRLDEIARTLTREEGKILKEARGETLKGISLLEYYAGEGFRMHGKTLPSESRDTFTYTVRQPLGVVGLIAPWNFPWAIPVWKSAPAIVAGNCVVFKPAELTPATSALLAEIYEEAGLPPGVFNMLVGTGAEVGEAMVNAPELRAISFTGSNRVGGAVYVKAAQRGAKVTCEMGGKNAVIVMPDADLDKAAAAIHSGAFGSTGQRCTATSRVIAHPDIKSALVDRLVAAARKMKLGPGLDDSSDMGPSVGDSQWQTVMDYIKVGQGEGARLLTGGARPGALSQGYFIEPTIFDGVSPSMRIFKEEIFGPVLSVATASSLEEALRFANAVEYGLTTSIFTENISSVMRFVDEVETGMVHVNEPTVGGEAQLPFGGTKSTGVGEREMAEEGLNFFTEIKTVFINYSGKAERSMTR; this is translated from the coding sequence ATGAACACCGGCTCTTACGTCAACGGCAAGTGGTATCGCCCGGCGTCCAGCGGCGTCACCAGGAACATCAACCCCGCCGATGTCAGCGACGTGATTGCCGAGTATCCACTCGCGACCGCCGCCGATGTCCGCCTGGCGATCGACGCGGCGGTGGCGGCGTGGCCGGCGTGGAAGAAGACGCCTGGACCCGAGCGCGGGCGCGTGCTGTGGCGCGCCGCCGACATTTCCCGCCGCCGGCTCGACGAGATCGCCCGCACGCTGACCCGCGAGGAAGGCAAGATCCTGAAGGAAGCCCGCGGCGAAACGCTCAAGGGCATCTCGCTGCTCGAGTACTACGCCGGCGAAGGGTTCCGCATGCACGGCAAGACCCTGCCGTCGGAGTCGCGCGACACCTTCACCTACACCGTGCGGCAACCCCTCGGCGTGGTCGGGTTGATCGCGCCCTGGAATTTCCCGTGGGCGATACCCGTGTGGAAGAGCGCCCCGGCCATCGTCGCCGGCAATTGCGTGGTGTTCAAGCCGGCGGAGCTGACGCCGGCCACGTCGGCGCTGCTGGCGGAGATCTACGAAGAAGCCGGGTTGCCGCCCGGCGTGTTCAACATGCTGGTTGGCACGGGAGCCGAAGTTGGGGAGGCGATGGTGAACGCCCCCGAGTTGCGCGCGATCTCGTTTACCGGCTCGAACCGCGTCGGCGGCGCCGTCTACGTCAAGGCGGCCCAGCGGGGCGCGAAGGTGACCTGCGAAATGGGCGGCAAGAACGCCGTGATCGTGATGCCCGACGCCGACCTCGACAAGGCCGCCGCCGCCATTCACAGCGGCGCGTTCGGCTCCACCGGGCAGCGCTGCACGGCGACCTCCAGGGTGATCGCGCATCCCGACATCAAGAGCGCGCTGGTCGATCGGCTGGTGGCGGCCGCGAGGAAAATGAAGCTCGGTCCGGGCCTGGACGACTCGTCTGACATGGGGCCTTCCGTCGGCGACAGCCAGTGGCAGACGGTGATGGACTACATCAAGGTCGGCCAGGGCGAAGGCGCGCGGCTGCTGACCGGCGGCGCCCGGCCGGGGGCGCTCAGCCAGGGGTATTTCATCGAGCCGACCATCTTCGACGGCGTGTCGCCGTCGATGCGGATCTTCAAGGAAGAGATCTTCGGGCCGGTGCTGTCGGTGGCCACGGCGTCATCGCTTGAAGAGGCGCTCCGCTTCGCCAACGCCGTCGAGTACGGCCTGACCACGTCGATCTTCACCGAGAACATCTCGTCGGTGATGCGGTTCGTGGACGAGGTCGAGACCGGCATGGTGCACGTCAACGAGCCGACCGTCGGCGGAGAGGCGCAGCTGCCGTTCGGCGGGACCAAGTCCACCGGCGTCGGCGAGCGCGAAATGGCGGAAGAGGGGCTGAACTTCTTCACCGAGATCAAGACCGTGTTCATC